One genomic region from Pelagicoccus sp. SDUM812003 encodes:
- a CDS encoding AI-2E family transporter, whose protein sequence is MQTIASTERPASPPKPESKRFSLQPKLQFIVSSIIILATLYIARGFLLPVFAALLLSYALVPAVRILVRMKIPRVLAALLVVGASFLATLYAIIALTGPAITWLEKAPESFDKLESISSVLKRPVENVNAATEQLNKMTKSDGEGKEPVLVRIQETNIIDIVLSQTPIVIGATLSTMILLFFLLAFGNLLLKRIVEASPDLAGKRHSVETARVVEANVSRYLVTVTIINATLGFSVGFALFLLEFESPVLWGTIAALLNFIPYLGAFAGVGLLALASLSTQPNLELALLPPSIYLVLTVIEGNFLTPLILGKSFSINPIFIILVLLFLGWLWGVPGAVMAVPILVAVKSAANSFESSRPLAIILSK, encoded by the coding sequence ATGCAAACCATAGCGTCAACGGAAAGGCCTGCCTCGCCGCCCAAGCCCGAAAGCAAACGCTTCTCGCTCCAGCCTAAGCTGCAGTTCATCGTATCCTCCATCATCATTCTGGCGACGCTCTACATCGCCCGCGGGTTCCTGCTGCCCGTGTTCGCAGCCTTGCTGCTCAGCTACGCCCTCGTACCGGCGGTCCGTATCCTAGTCCGCATGAAGATCCCGCGCGTCCTGGCCGCCCTGCTCGTGGTAGGCGCGAGCTTCCTGGCCACCCTCTACGCCATCATCGCGTTGACCGGCCCAGCCATCACTTGGCTGGAAAAGGCCCCCGAAAGCTTCGATAAGCTCGAGAGCATATCCAGCGTTCTCAAGCGGCCGGTGGAAAACGTGAACGCAGCCACGGAGCAGCTCAACAAGATGACCAAATCGGACGGGGAAGGCAAGGAGCCGGTCCTCGTTCGTATCCAGGAAACGAATATCATCGACATCGTCCTCAGCCAGACCCCCATCGTGATCGGCGCCACCTTGTCCACGATGATCCTGCTCTTCTTCCTGCTGGCGTTCGGCAATCTCCTGCTCAAGCGCATCGTCGAAGCGTCTCCGGATCTCGCAGGAAAACGTCATTCGGTGGAGACGGCCCGAGTGGTGGAAGCGAACGTCTCGCGCTATCTGGTGACGGTGACCATCATCAATGCCACGCTCGGCTTCAGCGTGGGATTCGCCTTGTTTCTTCTCGAATTCGAGAGCCCAGTGCTCTGGGGCACCATCGCGGCATTGCTGAACTTCATCCCGTACTTGGGGGCCTTCGCCGGCGTAGGCCTGCTGGCCCTCGCCTCCCTCAGCACCCAACCGAACCTCGAACTCGCCCTGCTTCCTCCCAGCATCTACCTCGTTCTCACCGTCATCGAAGGCAACTTCCTCACACCGCTCATCTTAGGCAAGTCCTTCTCCATCAACCCGATTTTCATCATTCTGGTGCTGCTGTTTCTGGGCTGGCTCTGGGGCGTGCCGGGAGCGGTCATGGCGGTGCCGATACTGGTCGCCGTGAAGTCCGCCGCCAATAGCTTCGAAAGCTCCCGGCCGCTCGCCATCATTCTCAGCAAATAA
- a CDS encoding ATP-binding protein, whose protein sequence is MTSEENFRESIPLRRDSDVAKARVLISQWAQRQGFSAVEKTRAMTAVSEIARNCVTHGGGGSLHISVLYRGDKPGFRIQIVDQGRGIEDVELAMTRGYSTGSGLGLGLGGAKALCNRFSIESNAGKGTTVVMDYWR, encoded by the coding sequence ATGACTAGCGAGGAGAACTTTCGCGAATCGATTCCATTGCGAAGGGATTCGGATGTCGCCAAAGCTCGCGTCTTGATTTCGCAATGGGCTCAGCGGCAAGGATTCAGCGCGGTGGAAAAGACCCGAGCCATGACGGCGGTGAGTGAGATCGCCCGCAACTGCGTCACCCACGGCGGTGGCGGTTCTCTGCACATCAGCGTTCTCTATCGCGGGGACAAGCCGGGCTTTCGTATCCAGATCGTGGATCAGGGTCGTGGCATCGAGGATGTGGAGCTGGCGATGACGCGGGGCTACAGCACCGGCTCGGGACTGGGGCTGGGCTTGGGCGGAGCGAAAGCGCTCTGCAATCGGTTTTCCATCGAATCGAACGCTGGCAAAGGCACAACCGTGGTGATGGACTACTGGCGATGA
- a CDS encoding phospholipase D-like domain-containing protein → MQFERQASNDTTRALMKTVEETEIKHGAPKSEFHQLRYLEHTIGAPFTDGNHISVLKNGDQIFPAMLEAIENARRSILFETYVYWTGDVAKEFSELLAAKAKQGLQVKVLLDDHGASRMSSDLVETMTQSGVHLHWFRPMKLRFWDYDKRTHRKVLVCDNQVGFTGGVGIAKEWEGDARDASQWRETHFRIEGPAVAGLCGAFWNNWIDISGERLPDRDTFPPAEPVGQTRVQVIRSSPATHQSEMELVFESLIVVAKKKLTITTPYFNIRSPNIELLKKKAAQGVSIEILLPGEHLDKRFEYFVADECLGPLADVEGITLRRYQRSMIHAKVIRVDDAISCVGSPNFNQRSRKKDFEIALVIFDREIAGTLDQHYQEDLLLSEPINPQDLHSPHMGKKLFQKLIMLFKEQL, encoded by the coding sequence ATGCAGTTCGAGCGCCAAGCTTCGAACGACACCACTCGCGCGCTCATGAAAACCGTCGAAGAAACCGAAATCAAACACGGCGCCCCGAAGTCCGAATTCCACCAGCTCCGCTACCTGGAACACACCATCGGAGCGCCGTTCACCGATGGCAACCACATCAGCGTGCTCAAGAACGGAGACCAGATCTTCCCCGCCATGCTGGAGGCCATCGAAAACGCCCGCCGCTCCATCCTCTTCGAAACCTACGTCTACTGGACCGGCGACGTCGCCAAGGAATTCTCCGAGCTGCTCGCCGCGAAAGCCAAGCAAGGCCTGCAGGTCAAGGTCCTGCTCGACGATCACGGCGCCTCGCGCATGAGCTCCGATCTTGTCGAAACCATGACCCAGTCAGGCGTGCATCTTCACTGGTTCCGTCCCATGAAGCTGCGATTCTGGGACTACGACAAGCGCACGCACCGGAAGGTTCTGGTCTGCGACAACCAAGTCGGATTCACCGGTGGAGTCGGCATCGCCAAGGAATGGGAGGGTGACGCCCGCGACGCCTCGCAATGGCGCGAAACCCACTTTCGCATCGAAGGACCAGCGGTAGCCGGACTGTGCGGGGCGTTTTGGAACAACTGGATCGACATCTCAGGCGAGCGTCTGCCGGATCGGGACACCTTTCCCCCAGCGGAGCCTGTCGGGCAAACTCGAGTCCAAGTGATCCGCTCCTCGCCCGCCACCCACCAAAGCGAGATGGAGCTGGTCTTCGAGTCTCTGATAGTGGTAGCCAAAAAGAAGCTCACCATCACCACCCCCTACTTCAATATCCGTTCTCCCAACATCGAACTGCTCAAGAAGAAGGCCGCTCAGGGCGTATCCATCGAAATACTACTTCCCGGAGAGCATTTGGACAAGCGCTTCGAATACTTCGTCGCCGACGAATGCCTTGGCCCTCTAGCGGACGTCGAGGGAATCACCCTGCGTCGCTACCAGCGCTCCATGATCCACGCCAAGGTCATCCGCGTGGACGACGCCATCAGCTGCGTCGGCTCGCCAAACTTCAACCAGCGCTCCCGCAAGAAGGACTTCGAAATCGCCTTGGTCATCTTCGACCGCGAAATCGCTGGAACGCTCGACCAGCACTACCAAGAGGACCTACTGCTCAGCGAACCGATCAATCCGCAGGACCTCCATTCGCCTCACATGGGAAAGAAGCTCTTCCAAAAACTGATAATGCTCTTCAAGGAGCAGCTCTAG
- a CDS encoding DUF1328 domain-containing protein — protein MLSWTLTFLVVALIAGLLGFTGIAGAAAGVAKILFFIFLVLLVVSAIAGAVRGRTPR, from the coding sequence ATGCTTTCCTGGACACTTACATTTCTCGTCGTGGCCCTGATCGCCGGCTTGCTCGGCTTCACAGGAATCGCCGGAGCGGCAGCAGGAGTCGCCAAGATTCTTTTTTTCATCTTTCTCGTGCTTCTCGTGGTTTCGGCCATCGCTGGCGCCGTGCGAGGAAGGACGCCCCGCTGA
- a CDS encoding ATP-binding protein codes for MPFSTASRYTIVSSIIESEEDLATSRRVAYRISERLGLDEATQTRLATAVSELTRNALKVCRGGTIRFQIDIESEPQELVVCVHSDYPAEDGSAQTNGRTRSLREGSLGLKESRRLVSRLEVEEVKGRGGLIRLYVALPRTAQRLSLIDASGIREELLHTGELDPMAELKRQNHELLASLQLIETQKRELSRFNEELRRSEDKQRRTAEKLHAILENLPDSIVLYDPDGKFEYSNGPAKTLAEVSGSQVPFGLEPLLEQAIRTGKDYLPEGRESVLQEKVNGEDRYFLPRIISLLGTEDAFRGALLLLRDVTNLRLIDDLKSDLIGTVSHEIKGPVTSIRMAVLLLLDKTLGELNDDQQELAETAKSEIERLLRMLNNLLDVQRYSKGEFSLRRTHVSVSKLVETSVAEMSRDAGKRGVELVSEVQADIADLELFVDRERVNYALNNLLSNAIKYSETDGEVVVGARRVQGDCIQLSVTDDGPGIAREHQQLIFNRYAKAPGNRKAGVGLGLALAKEFVQLHGGVIRVQSELGRGSSFYIDLPIKSEQELLAEKNDD; via the coding sequence ATGCCTTTTTCAACTGCCAGCCGATATACGATCGTCTCCTCGATCATCGAAAGCGAGGAGGACCTGGCCACCAGTCGCCGGGTGGCGTATCGCATCAGCGAACGCCTTGGTCTGGACGAAGCGACGCAGACGCGGCTCGCTACCGCGGTTTCGGAACTCACCCGCAACGCTCTGAAGGTCTGTCGAGGCGGAACCATTCGGTTCCAAATCGATATCGAAAGCGAACCGCAGGAGCTGGTGGTTTGCGTGCACAGCGACTATCCCGCAGAGGATGGCAGCGCTCAGACCAATGGCAGGACGCGCAGCCTGCGCGAGGGCTCGCTGGGGCTGAAGGAAAGCCGTCGCTTGGTCAGCCGTCTTGAGGTGGAGGAAGTGAAGGGAAGGGGCGGACTGATCCGTCTCTATGTGGCTTTGCCCCGCACCGCGCAGCGCCTGAGCTTGATCGACGCCAGCGGCATTCGCGAAGAGCTGCTGCACACCGGGGAGCTCGACCCGATGGCCGAGCTCAAGCGCCAGAATCACGAGCTGCTCGCTTCGCTGCAGCTGATCGAAACGCAGAAGCGGGAGCTTTCGCGCTTCAACGAGGAGCTGCGTCGCAGCGAGGACAAGCAACGGCGCACCGCGGAGAAGCTGCACGCCATTCTCGAAAATTTGCCTGATTCCATCGTGCTCTACGATCCGGATGGGAAATTTGAATATAGCAACGGACCGGCTAAGACCTTGGCCGAAGTGAGCGGCTCTCAGGTCCCCTTCGGGTTGGAGCCCTTGCTGGAGCAGGCGATCCGCACGGGAAAGGACTACTTGCCCGAAGGGCGTGAATCGGTCCTGCAGGAGAAGGTCAACGGGGAGGATCGCTATTTTCTTCCGCGAATCATCAGTCTGCTCGGCACGGAAGACGCATTTCGCGGGGCCCTGCTGCTGCTGCGCGACGTGACCAATCTCAGGCTGATCGACGACCTGAAGTCGGACCTGATCGGCACCGTGAGCCACGAGATCAAAGGGCCGGTCACCTCGATTCGCATGGCGGTGCTGCTCCTGCTCGACAAGACCTTGGGTGAGCTCAACGATGACCAGCAGGAGCTGGCGGAGACGGCCAAGTCAGAGATCGAGCGTCTGCTGCGCATGCTCAACAACCTGCTCGACGTGCAGCGTTATTCCAAAGGCGAGTTCAGCCTGCGCCGCACCCATGTCTCGGTGTCCAAGCTGGTCGAGACCTCCGTGGCCGAAATGTCGCGCGACGCTGGCAAGCGCGGGGTGGAGCTCGTGAGCGAAGTCCAGGCGGATATCGCGGATCTGGAGCTTTTCGTGGATCGAGAACGCGTCAACTACGCCCTGAACAACCTGCTCTCCAACGCCATCAAGTATTCGGAGACCGATGGCGAGGTCGTGGTGGGCGCTAGGCGCGTGCAGGGCGACTGTATCCAATTGTCCGTTACGGACGACGGCCCTGGCATCGCGAGGGAGCATCAGCAGCTCATTTTCAATCGCTACGCGAAAGCGCCGGGCAATCGAAAGGCGGGCGTCGGACTGGGGCTGGCGCTTGCCAAGGAATTCGTGCAGCTGCACGGCGGCGTGATCAGAGTGCAGAGCGAGCTGGGCAGAGGAAGCTCCTTCTACATCGACCTGCCGATAAAGTCCGAGCAGGAACTGCTTGCGGAAAAGAACGACGACTAG
- a CDS encoding STAS domain-containing protein yields MKQVAELLSKDVSGILEKWIALQENGGGVGRNAISRDELVSQSNDFLKLFAEAVASGKSEIEDEAWDETLMMLREVAMYRSQRGLKPKETATFVLSLKEALFERALSQKSSSKLLEQLWSVTTCVDKLGLYVMELFIEKREDVIERQREELLEVSTPVVELWTGILALPVIGTLDSARAQAVMEALLQAIVDYEAKIAIIDITGVPAVDTQTAQHLLKSVRAAELMGAQCYISGVRPQIAQTIVQLGLDLGGMQTKGSLMSAFRQSLTQLGMKVAENSSSNG; encoded by the coding sequence ATGAAACAAGTTGCCGAATTGCTCTCGAAGGACGTGTCTGGAATCCTCGAAAAATGGATAGCGTTGCAGGAAAATGGAGGCGGCGTCGGGAGGAACGCCATCTCGCGTGACGAGCTCGTTTCGCAGTCCAACGACTTCCTGAAGCTCTTCGCCGAGGCGGTGGCCTCCGGCAAGAGCGAGATCGAAGACGAAGCCTGGGACGAGACCCTGATGATGTTGCGGGAAGTCGCCATGTATCGCAGCCAGCGCGGGCTCAAGCCGAAGGAGACGGCGACCTTCGTCCTGTCGCTGAAGGAGGCTTTGTTCGAGCGGGCGCTTTCGCAGAAGTCCAGCAGCAAGCTTCTCGAGCAGCTGTGGAGCGTGACGACCTGCGTGGACAAGCTCGGCCTTTACGTCATGGAGCTTTTCATCGAAAAGCGCGAGGACGTCATCGAGCGTCAGCGCGAGGAGCTGCTGGAGGTTTCCACTCCGGTGGTTGAGCTTTGGACGGGCATCCTGGCTCTTCCGGTGATCGGGACCTTGGATAGCGCCCGAGCTCAGGCGGTCATGGAGGCCCTCCTGCAGGCGATCGTCGACTACGAGGCCAAGATCGCCATCATCGACATCACTGGCGTGCCCGCTGTGGACACCCAGACTGCCCAGCATTTGCTGAAATCGGTCCGGGCGGCAGAGTTGATGGGTGCCCAGTGTTACATCAGCGGGGTGCGTCCGCAAATCGCGCAGACCATCGTGCAGCTCGGCCTCGATCTGGGCGGCATGCAGACCAAGGGATCGCTGATGAGCGCCTTCCGCCAGTCGCTGACCCAGCTCGGCATGAAGGTAGCCGAGAACTCCTCTTCGAACGGCTAG
- a CDS encoding DUF4112 domain-containing protein, with protein sequence MSRSGTAETVEVTRMDEQQSKREEIERLQRIAHFFDSAFAIPGTSLRIGWDSIIGLIPGVGDLIGMAPLAFYLRLARKYRLGGGVYARLIANQGLDFVLGTIPVVGDLFDWGFKANARNAKLLIERLEA encoded by the coding sequence ATGAGCAGGTCTGGAACAGCGGAGACGGTTGAGGTGACGAGAATGGATGAGCAGCAAAGCAAGCGGGAGGAAATCGAGCGTCTGCAGCGCATCGCTCACTTCTTCGATTCCGCGTTCGCCATCCCGGGCACTTCGCTGCGCATCGGTTGGGATAGCATCATCGGCTTGATACCTGGAGTGGGGGATCTGATCGGCATGGCCCCGCTCGCCTTCTACCTTCGATTGGCCCGAAAGTACCGTTTGGGAGGTGGGGTGTACGCCCGTCTGATCGCGAACCAAGGGCTGGATTTCGTCCTTGGCACCATTCCGGTGGTAGGCGACCTCTTCGACTGGGGCTTCAAGGCGAATGCCAGAAACGCCAAGCTGCTGATCGAGCGCCTGGAGGCGTAG
- a CDS encoding AarF/ABC1/UbiB kinase family protein has protein sequence MKLLPQHLVLYKKIAWLFVRHAKPAIVEQTNFANEADCDEASGGDPEEFVDSLEKMGPTFVKLGQLLSTRGDLMPLRFITALERLQDNVDPVDFATVREVVEQQLGVRISKAFSWFSEQPVASASLGQVHRARMRDGREVVVKVQRPNVLNRISTDLDALEAIANYADDHTELGKKYRFSGIIEQFRRSLIEELDYECEAQNLWRMKNVLERFSKLFVPQPIEGFFTRKVLTMEYVDGMKVTELSGVSKTEFEGESLAEELFKAYLHQVLVEGFYHSDPHPGNLLITPDHRAALIDLGMVGRLSESMQDNLFGLLTAISENDSDRVGEVALRMSDTKELTQPRSAFLSEIADLVGRSHDAAVRHLQFGSVVMEVMRICAEYGLRIPREISMLGKTLLNLDRIGQSLAMDFNPRDCISKNLNSIARSRSFETLKRGSAISLLLEFKELVAKSPQRLNDLLAILSENRLRLDVDAVDEAALIQGFQKIANRIALGAIIGALIVGASLMMDIDSSFTVWGYPGFPMLLFLVSGFFGLLFILSILRHDE, from the coding sequence ATGAAACTCCTTCCTCAGCACCTTGTTTTGTATAAAAAGATCGCCTGGCTCTTCGTTCGCCACGCCAAGCCGGCGATCGTGGAGCAGACCAATTTCGCCAACGAAGCGGACTGCGATGAAGCGTCAGGGGGCGACCCGGAGGAGTTTGTCGATTCGCTGGAGAAGATGGGACCGACCTTCGTGAAGCTCGGTCAGCTGCTTTCGACGCGAGGGGACCTCATGCCGTTGCGTTTCATCACTGCTCTGGAACGGCTGCAGGACAATGTGGATCCGGTGGACTTCGCCACGGTGCGGGAGGTGGTGGAGCAGCAGTTGGGCGTTCGCATCAGCAAGGCGTTTTCCTGGTTCTCCGAGCAGCCCGTGGCTTCGGCGTCGCTGGGGCAGGTGCATCGGGCTCGGATGCGAGACGGCCGCGAGGTTGTAGTGAAAGTTCAACGACCGAACGTGTTGAATCGCATTTCGACGGATTTGGACGCGCTCGAGGCCATCGCCAACTATGCCGACGATCATACAGAGCTGGGGAAGAAGTATCGGTTTTCCGGCATCATCGAGCAGTTTCGCCGGAGCTTGATCGAGGAGCTCGACTACGAGTGCGAAGCGCAGAACCTCTGGAGGATGAAGAACGTGCTGGAGCGTTTTTCGAAACTGTTCGTTCCGCAGCCGATCGAAGGGTTTTTCACGCGCAAGGTGCTCACCATGGAGTACGTCGACGGCATGAAGGTCACCGAGCTTTCCGGAGTGTCCAAAACCGAGTTCGAAGGCGAGTCCTTGGCGGAGGAACTGTTCAAGGCCTATCTCCATCAGGTGCTGGTCGAAGGCTTCTATCACTCCGATCCGCATCCGGGAAACCTGCTGATCACGCCGGACCACCGGGCGGCTCTGATCGACCTAGGCATGGTGGGGCGTTTGAGCGAGTCCATGCAGGACAATCTTTTCGGCTTGCTCACCGCCATCAGCGAAAACGATAGCGATCGCGTTGGCGAAGTGGCGCTGCGCATGTCGGATACCAAGGAGCTCACGCAGCCGAGGTCCGCCTTTCTAAGCGAGATCGCCGACCTGGTGGGCCGCTCTCACGACGCCGCGGTGCGTCACTTGCAATTTGGCTCGGTGGTGATGGAGGTCATGCGCATCTGCGCCGAATACGGGCTGCGGATCCCTCGCGAGATTTCCATGCTCGGCAAGACCTTGCTGAATCTGGATCGGATCGGACAAAGCCTCGCCATGGATTTCAATCCGCGCGACTGCATTTCGAAGAATCTGAACAGCATCGCTCGCTCGCGTTCCTTCGAAACCTTGAAGCGCGGCAGCGCCATTTCCTTGCTGCTGGAGTTCAAGGAGCTCGTGGCGAAGTCGCCCCAGCGTTTGAACGACTTGCTGGCGATACTTTCTGAAAACCGCCTGCGGCTCGATGTCGACGCCGTGGACGAGGCCGCTCTGATCCAAGGGTTTCAGAAGATCGCAAATCGTATCGCCTTGGGGGCTATCATCGGGGCCTTGATCGTGGGCGCGTCCTTGATGATGGATATCGATTCGAGTTTCACCGTGTGGGGGTATCCGGGATTCCCGATGCTGCTCTTTCTCGTGTCGGGGTTTTTCGGGCTGCTTTTCATCCTGTCGATTCTTCGGCACGACGAGTGA
- a CDS encoding phage holin family protein produces the protein MIGQQEPRSSHKPPLGSLFSDLRNEFAHLLRSTTQLFRQEMEENAENAAAGFRAALLGFGVCSMGALFTFLGIDLLAISLLAPEALSYETAAWVCTLSLALLLWIAGAILAKRSKNKLSPDQIIPKKTLSTIEEHAEWIANQAEEISK, from the coding sequence ATGATCGGTCAACAAGAACCTCGCAGCAGCCACAAGCCACCCTTGGGGAGCCTGTTCAGTGATCTTCGAAACGAATTCGCCCACCTGCTCCGCTCCACCACGCAGCTTTTCCGTCAAGAGATGGAGGAGAACGCGGAAAACGCGGCCGCAGGCTTTCGAGCCGCCCTGCTTGGATTTGGCGTTTGCAGCATGGGGGCTCTCTTCACCTTTCTGGGCATCGACCTTCTGGCGATCTCGCTGCTCGCGCCGGAAGCGCTCAGCTACGAAACGGCCGCCTGGGTCTGCACCTTGAGCTTGGCCCTGCTGCTGTGGATCGCCGGAGCGATTCTGGCCAAGCGAAGCAAAAACAAGCTCTCGCCGGACCAGATCATCCCCAAGAAAACGCTCTCCACCATCGAGGAACATGCCGAGTGGATCGCCAACCAAGCGGAGGAAATCAGCAAATGA
- a CDS encoding ATP-binding protein yields MMLPTRIEIDDQSRVSQCRRRAKALARSLGFSEVDRERVGIAVSEAVSNVLRHAGSGVFLAQPSRLFAEPCLTVLLWDRGPGISNLDRSLEDGYSSADGQGIGLGAMKRQSDGFELYSKPKGGLVVSMRFRKRGPMKRSASPDVSYRNVFATAIPMPEEADSGDAWAVEKRSGVWKLLLVDGLGHGTKAAKAARLAVERFGTVADLAGESIMYSLNDALKGSRGAVAAVAEIDESRGRLRFTGVGNIFGRLFTNGALSTMTSSSGIVGYQMRTVSSYEFDWNKDSMIILHSDGIGSKWLLDSYPGLAFSESSIAAGVLLSDFRKQSDDSSILVFAPRGQTDREAEL; encoded by the coding sequence ATGATGCTGCCCACGCGAATCGAAATCGATGATCAGAGTCGCGTCTCGCAATGCCGTCGGCGAGCCAAGGCTTTGGCCCGCTCCTTGGGTTTCTCCGAGGTCGACCGCGAGCGCGTGGGCATCGCGGTGTCCGAGGCGGTGAGCAACGTCTTGCGTCATGCGGGCAGCGGCGTTTTTCTGGCGCAGCCCAGCCGCCTCTTCGCAGAGCCCTGCCTAACCGTCCTGCTATGGGACCGTGGACCGGGCATCTCCAATCTGGACCGTTCGCTGGAAGACGGCTATTCCTCCGCCGACGGGCAAGGAATCGGCCTGGGGGCCATGAAGCGGCAGTCCGACGGCTTCGAGCTCTATTCCAAGCCCAAGGGCGGGCTGGTGGTCAGCATGCGCTTCCGCAAACGGGGCCCGATGAAGCGTTCCGCCTCGCCAGACGTTTCATACCGCAACGTGTTCGCCACCGCGATTCCCATGCCGGAGGAGGCCGATAGCGGCGACGCTTGGGCGGTGGAGAAGCGCTCGGGGGTGTGGAAGCTTCTGCTGGTGGACGGCTTAGGGCACGGGACCAAGGCGGCCAAGGCGGCCCGGCTGGCGGTCGAGAGATTCGGGACCGTGGCCGATCTCGCTGGCGAATCGATCATGTATTCCCTGAACGACGCCTTGAAGGGCAGTCGCGGCGCAGTTGCTGCAGTGGCGGAGATAGACGAGTCCCGAGGACGGCTTCGCTTCACGGGTGTCGGCAACATATTTGGACGACTGTTCACGAATGGAGCCCTGTCCACCATGACCTCGTCGAGCGGCATCGTGGGCTACCAGATGCGTACCGTCAGCAGCTATGAATTTGATTGGAATAAAGACAGCATGATCATCCTCCATTCCGATGGGATCGGCAGCAAATGGCTCTTGGACAGCTATCCAGGGCTCGCGTTCAGCGAAAGCTCGATCGCGGCGGGCGTCCTGTTGTCTGATTTCAGGAAGCAGAGCGATGACAGTTCCATACTGGTCTTCGCTCCCCGCGGCCAAACGGACAGGGAGGCCGAGCTCTAA
- a CDS encoding DUF3618 domain-containing protein: protein MIQENFDRRERSSDQLQRQITATRDRMSHTIHEIGEELNPRHLLEHYVDEHSEALLESLNKRCSQFARKAAQTVKENPIPTLAILIGVALFARGSKQADKRRSPSPNQSAEESSPSPL from the coding sequence ATGATACAAGAGAATTTCGACCGGAGGGAGCGGTCCAGCGATCAGCTGCAGCGACAGATCACCGCGACGCGCGACCGCATGTCCCACACCATCCACGAAATCGGAGAGGAGCTGAACCCGAGGCATCTGCTGGAGCACTACGTGGACGAGCACTCGGAGGCCTTGTTGGAAAGCTTGAACAAGCGCTGCTCCCAGTTCGCCCGCAAAGCCGCTCAGACGGTTAAGGAGAACCCGATCCCGACTCTGGCCATCCTGATCGGCGTGGCCCTTTTCGCCCGAGGCAGCAAGCAGGCGGACAAGCGCCGATCCCCAAGCCCAAATCAGTCCGCAGAGGAATCATCCCCCTCACCACTTTAA
- a CDS encoding STAS domain-containing protein produces MQSKIPILKLGEFLLVSIQVDVHDRTALQLQEDLSNEISRRHSRGVLIDISNLEVVDTFMGRVISDIAAMAKVLDAETVVVGMRPAVAMTLVELGLELPMVHTALNLERGMELLSAHLEKGDD; encoded by the coding sequence ATGCAGAGCAAGATACCGATTCTCAAGCTAGGCGAGTTTCTCTTGGTGAGCATTCAGGTGGATGTGCATGATCGCACTGCCTTGCAGCTCCAGGAGGACCTCTCGAACGAGATCTCGCGCCGACATTCCAGAGGCGTGCTGATCGACATTTCCAATCTCGAAGTTGTGGATACGTTCATGGGACGGGTCATTTCGGACATCGCAGCGATGGCCAAGGTGCTGGATGCGGAAACGGTGGTCGTGGGCATGCGGCCGGCGGTCGCCATGACCTTGGTGGAGCTGGGTCTGGAGCTGCCCATGGTCCACACGGCTCTGAATCTGGAGCGTGGCATGGAGCTGCTGAGCGCCCACCTCGAGAAAGGAGATGACTAG